One region of Pseudomonadota bacterium genomic DNA includes:
- a CDS encoding DUF4426 domain-containing protein yields the protein MKRGRIFVMLAGMVMATVSPWAFADQFQQFGEYIIHYNALSTDFLPADRAKHYGITRSRNRGMLTLAVRKQLPDGTETAVAAEVDASAVNLNNQYRDIALREFREDQAIYYVGDFPVSHQETLRFTVLVKPEDSDSTYSVKFSQRFVTR from the coding sequence ATGAAACGAGGCCGAATCTTCGTCATGTTGGCAGGCATGGTCATGGCGACTGTCAGTCCTTGGGCCTTTGCCGATCAGTTTCAGCAATTTGGCGAATACATTATCCATTATAATGCTTTAAGCACTGATTTCTTGCCCGCTGATCGAGCAAAACATTACGGCATCACCCGGAGCCGGAATCGGGGCATGTTGACCCTGGCTGTTAGGAAACAGTTGCCGGATGGCACCGAAACAGCCGTCGCCGCCGAAGTCGACGCCAGTGCGGTCAATCTCAATAACCAGTACCGGGATATCGCTTTACGCGAGTTCCGCGAAGATCAAGCCATCTACTATGTTGGCGACTTTCCGGTCAGCCACCAGGAAACCCTGCGTTTTACCGTGTTGGTGAAACCGGAAGACTCAGACAGTACGTATTCTGTGAAATTCAGCCAGCGATTTGTGACACGCTAG
- the metW gene encoding methionine biosynthesis protein MetW has protein sequence MRPDLEIISRWIKPRSRVLDLGCGDGTLLNHLERTREVTGYGLEIDPKNVVNAIHAGVNVIQLDIDQSLGEFEDQSFDYVVMTQALQVVQHPDRLLGEMLRIGRKGIVTFPNFGHWKCRIQLAIRGRMPISDSLPNQWYDTQNIHLCTVRDFEQLCHQFDYRILNRRVVDSHHRSNRAMQMAPNLLGEIALYGLCSERNVTSGSTLDH, from the coding sequence CTGCGTCCAGACTTGGAAATTATTTCGCGGTGGATTAAACCGCGCAGCCGGGTATTGGACCTCGGCTGTGGAGACGGCACTTTGCTCAACCATCTGGAACGGACCCGAGAAGTCACGGGGTACGGGCTGGAAATCGATCCAAAAAACGTGGTGAACGCCATCCACGCGGGCGTTAACGTCATACAGTTAGACATCGACCAGAGCTTGGGTGAATTCGAAGATCAGTCGTTCGACTACGTGGTGATGACCCAGGCACTCCAGGTTGTGCAACACCCCGATCGCCTCTTGGGCGAGATGTTGCGTATCGGGCGCAAAGGTATCGTGACGTTCCCGAACTTCGGGCATTGGAAGTGTCGAATTCAGTTGGCTATCCGGGGCCGTATGCCCATATCGGACAGCCTTCCCAACCAGTGGTACGACACCCAGAATATTCACTTGTGTACGGTGCGGGATTTCGAACAACTGTGCCACCAATTCGATTATCGGATTCTCAATCGTCGAGTCGTGGACTCGCATCACCGAAGCAACCGGGCCATGCAAATGGCACCCAATCTGCTCGGGGAAATCGCCTTGTATGGCTTATGTAGCGAACGGAATGTTACGAGCGGATCAACGCTTGATCATTGA
- the moaB gene encoding molybdenum cofactor biosynthesis protein B — protein MNEKETRFRSLGIAVLTVSDTRTLENDTSGSTLVVGLESAGHRLVGRDLLPDNIYRLRARVSAWIADPEVEVILTTGGTGLTGRDVTCEALRPLLDKEIVGFGELFRMLSYEEIGTSTIESRAFAGIANSTVIFCVPGSTGACRTAWERIIETQLDARHKPCNLVQLLPRLSEV, from the coding sequence ATGAACGAAAAAGAAACGCGTTTTCGGTCTCTCGGGATCGCCGTGCTAACGGTCTCCGATACCCGAACCCTCGAAAACGACACTTCGGGGTCGACTTTGGTTGTGGGGCTGGAGTCCGCGGGCCATCGCTTGGTGGGGCGCGATCTGCTCCCGGACAACATATATCGGTTGCGGGCCCGTGTTTCGGCCTGGATCGCTGACCCGGAAGTCGAGGTGATCCTAACGACGGGGGGAACCGGTCTGACCGGTCGCGATGTCACCTGTGAAGCCTTGCGGCCACTGTTGGACAAGGAAATCGTGGGGTTCGGCGAGCTGTTTCGCATGCTTTCTTATGAGGAAATCGGTACTTCCACCATCGAATCGCGAGCATTTGCGGGGATTGCCAATTCCACCGTGATTTTTTGCGTACCCGGTTCCACCGGGGCGTGTCGTACCGCTTGGGAGCGAATCATCGAAACGCAATTGGACGCCCGGCATAAGCCCTGTAACTTGGTCCAGTTGTTGCCGCGATTGTCCGAAGTTTGA
- a CDS encoding homoserine O-acetyltransferase produces MAKTFPPDSVGLVFPQKRAFREPLQLECGKSLPEYELVYETYGQLNDERSNAILICHALSGDHHAAGYHSENDRKPGWWDTCIGPGKPFDTNRFFIVSLNNLGGCKGSTGPNTANPQTGRIYGPDFPVITVSDWVKSQKRLGEVLGIDRWAAIAGGSLGGMQVMQWAIDQSEHMRHGIIIAAAPKLSAQNIAFNEVARQAILSDPDFHAGRYADHGMVPRRGLMLARMLGHITYLSEDSMRDKFGRELREGKINFGFDVEFQVESYLRYQGSSFVDRFDANTYLLMTKALDYFDPAQHFDHDLAKAFKESLAKFLVVSFRGDWRFSSARSREIVNALTKANKDVCYADIQSRQGHDDFLMPIPQYLAVLRAYMDRVAEEVKLS; encoded by the coding sequence ATGGCTAAAACGTTTCCTCCGGATTCCGTCGGACTGGTTTTCCCCCAGAAGCGAGCGTTTCGTGAGCCGCTGCAATTGGAATGCGGGAAGTCCCTGCCGGAGTACGAGTTAGTCTACGAAACCTACGGCCAACTCAACGACGAACGCAGCAATGCAATATTAATTTGCCACGCCTTATCGGGAGATCACCATGCCGCTGGCTATCACAGCGAGAACGACCGCAAGCCAGGCTGGTGGGATACATGTATCGGTCCGGGGAAGCCATTCGACACCAACCGATTCTTTATCGTTTCCTTAAACAACCTCGGTGGCTGCAAGGGCTCTACCGGCCCCAACACCGCCAATCCCCAAACCGGCAGAATTTATGGGCCCGACTTTCCGGTCATTACCGTGTCGGATTGGGTCAAAAGCCAAAAGCGACTGGGCGAAGTATTGGGTATTGACCGGTGGGCGGCCATCGCCGGCGGCAGCCTTGGCGGTATGCAAGTGATGCAATGGGCGATTGATCAGAGCGAACACATGCGTCATGGAATCATCATCGCCGCAGCACCCAAACTCTCTGCACAAAACATCGCGTTCAACGAGGTCGCGCGACAGGCGATATTGTCGGACCCCGACTTCCATGCCGGACGTTACGCCGACCACGGCATGGTTCCGCGACGTGGGCTGATGCTTGCACGGATGCTGGGGCATATCACCTATCTGTCCGAAGACTCCATGCGGGATAAATTCGGCCGCGAATTGCGCGAAGGGAAAATCAATTTTGGCTTCGACGTCGAGTTTCAGGTTGAAAGCTATCTGCGCTACCAGGGCAGTTCCTTTGTCGATCGCTTCGACGCCAACACGTATCTATTGATGACCAAGGCGTTGGACTATTTCGATCCGGCGCAGCATTTTGATCATGACCTGGCCAAGGCTTTCAAAGAAAGCCTGGCCAAGTTTCTCGTCGTCTCATTCCGTGGCGACTGGCGCTTCTCTTCGGCGCGCTCGCGTGAGATCGTCAATGCTTTGACCAAGGCCAACAAAGATGTCTGTTACGCGGATATTCAGTCAAGACAAGGCCATGATGATTTCCTGATGCCCATTCCACAGTATCTCGCAGTGCTCAGAGCGTACATGGACCGGGTCGCTGAAGAGGTAAAGCTGTCGTGA
- a CDS encoding alpha/beta fold hydrolase gives MTQPEWKRGAHLIDGPVGRIELRIDLPETKAERGEVAVVCHPHPQFGGTLDNKVAYTLARAYNELGMPAVRFNFRGVGDSEGEYDQGVGEVEDCLAVIDWVRRQYGDVTVHLAGFSFGAIVALRAVVRCTGIASLVTVAPPVSYFENDAFSAPKLPWVVIQGESDELVSSHEVLRWALSLERPPRVELFPQTSHFFHGQLPELRRRVVTAIRDVVTGSLE, from the coding sequence ATGACCCAACCGGAGTGGAAGCGAGGCGCGCACCTGATTGACGGGCCGGTTGGCCGCATCGAGCTGCGCATTGATCTGCCCGAAACCAAAGCGGAGCGGGGCGAGGTGGCTGTCGTTTGTCATCCCCATCCGCAGTTCGGTGGCACCCTGGACAACAAAGTGGCGTATACCCTGGCTCGCGCATATAACGAGCTCGGTATGCCCGCCGTGCGTTTTAATTTCCGCGGGGTGGGTGACAGTGAGGGTGAATATGACCAAGGCGTCGGGGAAGTAGAAGATTGTCTGGCTGTTATCGATTGGGTCCGGCGGCAGTACGGTGATGTGACAGTGCACTTGGCCGGTTTCTCGTTCGGCGCCATCGTGGCGCTGCGTGCGGTTGTTCGTTGCACTGGCATCGCTTCGCTGGTGACGGTGGCGCCGCCGGTCAGCTATTTCGAGAACGACGCATTCTCAGCCCCTAAGCTTCCGTGGGTTGTTATACAAGGGGAAAGCGATGAGCTGGTGTCCAGTCACGAAGTGTTGCGTTGGGCGCTATCGCTGGAGCGCCCGCCTCGTGTGGAATTGTTTCCTCAGACAAGCCACTTTTTCCATGGTCAGTTGCCTGAGTTACGGCGCCGGGTAGTCACTGCGATTCGGGACGTCGTGACAGGTTCGTTGGAGTAG
- the hspQ gene encoding heat shock protein HspQ, with product MNNIKRAKFAMGQLVQHRMFNYRGVIVDVDPEFAGDDEWYEQIKTSRPPKDQPWYKILVEATETQTYVSELNLLADGSGEPLQNAYLHVFFNGFEDGRYNPKRVLN from the coding sequence ATGAACAATATCAAACGAGCAAAATTCGCGATGGGCCAGTTGGTTCAACACCGCATGTTTAACTACCGGGGTGTCATCGTCGATGTCGATCCCGAATTTGCGGGCGACGACGAGTGGTACGAGCAGATCAAGACCAGCCGTCCCCCCAAGGATCAACCCTGGTACAAGATCTTGGTTGAGGCGACGGAGACGCAAACCTACGTTTCCGAACTCAATTTGCTAGCCGATGGCAGTGGGGAGCCATTGCAGAATGCTTACTTACACGTTTTTTTTAACGGCTTCGAGGATGGTCGCTATAATCCCAAGCGGGTATTAAACTAA
- a CDS encoding YggT family protein, translating to MGPAYWQNPVFFLLNTAFTLYMVVVMLRFLLRFGRADFFNPVNRFLFEATEPVLRPLRTVIRPYRGIDFAALLLLLVLQIAYYSAVLTILKQPIPFVELPRWALADLTILLLNVYLFSILIEVVLSWINPGRYSPAQAVIYQLNAPVLNRIRSAMPAMGGLDFSPLIALVVIQVLKMFLQPFTPWL from the coding sequence ATGGGCCCCGCGTACTGGCAAAATCCTGTTTTTTTTCTTCTCAACACCGCATTCACATTGTACATGGTGGTGGTCATGCTGCGTTTTCTGTTGCGCTTCGGGCGCGCAGATTTCTTCAATCCGGTCAATCGTTTTCTATTCGAGGCCACCGAGCCGGTGCTGCGTCCGTTGCGAACGGTCATACGACCCTATCGTGGAATCGATTTTGCCGCACTGCTCCTGCTGCTAGTCCTGCAAATCGCCTATTACAGCGCCGTACTGACGATCTTGAAACAACCCATCCCGTTCGTTGAGCTGCCACGGTGGGCGTTGGCGGATCTCACCATTCTGTTGCTGAATGTGTACCTTTTCAGCATTCTCATCGAGGTGGTTCTGAGCTGGATCAATCCGGGACGCTACAGTCCGGCGCAGGCAGTGATTTATCAACTCAATGCGCCCGTTTTAAACCGGATTCGCAGCGCCATGCCCGCCATGGGGGGGCTGGATTTTTCGCCACTGATCGCACTGGTCGTGATCCAGGTCTTGAAGATGTTTTTGCAGCCGTTCACGCCCTGGCTGTGA
- a CDS encoding TerB family tellurite resistance protein, with product MLKRLRDFFSGHLNVDQSDPEHRVQLASAALLVEMQRADHRDLEHETEALRQLLSEHFDLDAEETEGLIELARDEVDAAVSLHEFTALLNSELSSGERNEVLELLWRTAYADGELHKQEEGLMRKIADLLYIPHSDFIQIKLRVMDELS from the coding sequence ATGTTGAAACGACTCCGGGATTTCTTCTCTGGTCATTTGAATGTGGATCAATCCGACCCGGAGCATCGTGTGCAACTGGCTAGCGCAGCGTTGTTGGTTGAGATGCAGCGGGCGGACCACCGTGATCTCGAACACGAAACCGAGGCGCTTCGTCAGCTGTTGTCCGAGCATTTTGACCTGGATGCGGAGGAGACCGAAGGCCTCATCGAATTGGCGCGGGACGAAGTCGACGCTGCTGTCTCTTTGCACGAATTCACCGCGCTGCTCAACAGCGAATTGTCGTCGGGAGAGCGCAACGAAGTGCTGGAGTTGCTCTGGCGGACCGCCTACGCCGACGGGGAACTGCACAAACAAGAGGAGGGGTTGATGCGGAAAATCGCCGATCTTCTCTACATCCCCCACTCCGATTTTATTCAGATCAAACTCCGCGTTATGGACGAGCTTTCTTAG
- a CDS encoding sodium:proton antiporter → MEHSGQYLFVLVVAAGVLSQWLAWRFRFPAIILLSIAGILLGPVAGVIHPSEDFGEGLRTIISLGVAVILFEGGLNLRSFELKEAAAGVQRLVTAAVAFNFLFATLAAHLIGGISLPVSLVMGAILVVTGPTVIMPLLRQAMLNRRTASYLKWEAIINDPIGALLAVLVFQYFAYSSRGEGLVDIFQSLGAALLVAAALGAGGAYLLVQAFRRAWVPEFLKAPTVLAFVFAGFAMANAVQAEAGLLTVTVMGMVIANLGLPSFDEMRRFKEYITVLLVSVVFILLTADLDPSILNRLDWHAALFVVVLLFVVRPLAVQLATVGSAMNWRDRLLVGWIGPRGIVAAAVAGVFGPDLVDAGYPDGELLLPVIFAVIFATVVLHGLSLGWLARRLGLSASGPRNGVLIVGASPWTTELGRVLKDLGIRTLIVDNSWHRLRQARLAGVPVYFAEILSEQALESIELHDIGQILAATSNDAYNALVCSNFAPDLGWERVFQLPMGDGEKGQRRRIAQDVRGRVAFGQEALYEELWRRHSAGWKFQKTRLTETFSYEDYRKKRSTNDIEVLRIAEDGALTMNSIQRPIQPKIGDTIVTFTSAKGDASKPAAKPGSMPPKPALPE, encoded by the coding sequence ATGGAGCATTCCGGGCAATATCTGTTTGTACTGGTCGTCGCCGCGGGCGTGTTAAGTCAGTGGCTCGCTTGGCGGTTCCGCTTTCCGGCCATTATTTTGCTTTCCATCGCCGGGATACTTCTGGGTCCGGTCGCCGGTGTGATTCATCCTTCGGAAGATTTTGGCGAGGGCTTGCGGACCATCATTAGCTTGGGCGTTGCCGTCATCCTGTTCGAAGGGGGATTGAATCTTCGCTCTTTCGAACTGAAAGAGGCGGCTGCCGGCGTGCAGCGCCTGGTGACCGCGGCGGTCGCATTCAACTTTCTATTCGCCACACTCGCTGCGCATTTGATCGGCGGTATTTCATTGCCAGTGTCCCTGGTCATGGGGGCGATTTTGGTGGTCACTGGCCCGACTGTGATCATGCCGTTATTACGCCAAGCGATGCTCAATCGCCGGACGGCGTCATATCTAAAGTGGGAAGCGATTATTAACGATCCCATCGGCGCCTTACTGGCTGTACTGGTGTTCCAGTACTTTGCCTATTCCAGCCGCGGCGAGGGATTGGTCGATATATTCCAGAGTTTGGGTGCCGCTTTACTGGTTGCGGCGGCCTTGGGTGCCGGTGGTGCCTATTTGCTCGTTCAAGCGTTCAGGCGGGCGTGGGTGCCGGAATTCCTGAAAGCGCCGACGGTTTTGGCGTTTGTATTCGCCGGATTTGCGATGGCCAACGCCGTGCAAGCCGAGGCGGGTTTGCTCACCGTGACGGTGATGGGGATGGTGATTGCCAACTTGGGTCTGCCGAGTTTCGACGAAATGCGGCGATTCAAAGAATACATCACCGTATTGTTGGTTTCGGTGGTGTTTATTCTGCTTACGGCTGATTTGGATCCGAGCATCTTGAACCGTTTGGATTGGCATGCGGCGCTGTTCGTGGTCGTTCTCTTGTTCGTCGTTCGGCCACTGGCCGTTCAGTTGGCGACCGTCGGATCGGCCATGAATTGGCGGGATCGTTTATTGGTCGGCTGGATCGGTCCGCGCGGGATCGTCGCTGCGGCCGTCGCCGGGGTGTTTGGCCCAGATTTGGTGGATGCAGGTTATCCCGACGGCGAGTTGCTGCTGCCGGTGATCTTTGCCGTTATTTTCGCCACCGTGGTCTTGCATGGATTAAGTTTGGGATGGTTAGCGCGCCGATTGGGGTTGAGTGCGAGCGGTCCCCGCAATGGCGTATTGATTGTGGGCGCTTCGCCGTGGACGACGGAGCTGGGTCGGGTGCTGAAAGACTTGGGTATCCGCACCCTGATCGTTGACAATTCATGGCATCGGCTGCGCCAAGCGAGACTGGCCGGGGTGCCGGTTTACTTCGCGGAGATACTCTCCGAGCAGGCGCTAGAATCCATCGAGCTCCATGATATCGGTCAGATATTGGCGGCTACGAGTAATGATGCATACAACGCGTTGGTGTGCAGCAACTTCGCGCCGGACCTGGGATGGGAGCGTGTTTTCCAGTTGCCCATGGGGGATGGCGAAAAAGGTCAGCGTCGGCGGATCGCCCAGGATGTTCGAGGGCGAGTGGCTTTTGGTCAGGAGGCGCTCTACGAAGAGCTTTGGCGCCGTCACTCAGCCGGTTGGAAATTCCAAAAGACCCGTCTGACGGAAACTTTTAGTTACGAAGATTATCGAAAAAAGCGGTCAACGAACGACATTGAAGTCCTTCGGATCGCCGAAGACGGGGCGCTGACGATGAATTCCATTCAGAGGCCTATTCAGCCGAAAATCGGCGATACCATCGTGACGTTTACCTCCGCCAAAGGAGATGCAAGCAAACCGGCAGCCAAGCCCGGCTCCATGCCACCGAAGCCCGCTTTGCCCGAATAG
- a CDS encoding DUF167 family protein, whose translation MTNAEHWYRWEGEDLIIRLTVQAGARQDEAVGIHNKRLKLRIRAPAREGLANRHLRRFLAGTLDVPISDIELIRGVRHRDKTLRLRAPGRCPEELIEGLKPR comes from the coding sequence GTGACAAACGCCGAACACTGGTATCGATGGGAAGGGGAAGACCTGATTATCCGCCTGACCGTGCAAGCTGGCGCCCGGCAGGACGAGGCGGTGGGCATTCACAATAAGCGACTGAAACTGCGGATACGTGCCCCTGCCCGAGAGGGGCTGGCTAACCGGCACCTGCGACGATTTTTGGCCGGCACGCTGGACGTCCCCATCTCCGATATCGAACTGATTCGAGGCGTAAGGCATCGCGACAAAACCCTGCGTTTACGGGCTCCCGGCCGGTGCCCCGAAGAACTGATTGAAGGCCTGAAACCGCGATGA